A genomic window from Lutra lutra chromosome 17, mLutLut1.2, whole genome shotgun sequence includes:
- the CCL17 gene encoding C-C motif chemokine 17 gives MTPLKTLLLVTLLLGASLQVMYAARGTNVGRECCLEYFKGAIPLRRLKAWYRTSKECPKEAIVLISVQDKPICSDPKDTMVKKAVRYLKRMHNPGLQQS, from the exons ATGACCCCCTTGAAGACGCTGCTCCTGGTCACGCTCCTCCTGGGGGCTTCTCTGCAGGTCATGTATGCAG CGCGAGGGACTAATGTGGGCCGGGAGTGCTGCCTAGAGTACTTCAAAGGAGCCATTCCTCTCAGAAGGCTCAAAGCCTGGTACAGGACCTCAAAGGAGTGTCCCAAGGAAGCCATCGT GCTTATAAGTGTCCAGGACAAGCCCATCTGTTCAGACCCCAAGGACACCATGGTGAAGAAGGCAGTCAGATATTTAAAACGCATGCACAACCCTGGGCTCCAGCAATCCTGA
- the CX3CL1 gene encoding fractalkine, with protein MAPPPLSWLLRLAALCHLTMLLAGQHHGVKKCNVTCNKMTSEIPVALLDHYQRNQESCGKPAIILRTKKNRIFCADPEAEWVRRAITHLDRQTSVPIRDGGRFAMQIGGGETRTTTATVGMDSPAVTEPKATQENSGQETQSASGTSPELPAGVADSWGTGFPSTSKAPDGGAPAGSQKTEFFNAVARTTTTSWQSSAAYKPGSGLWTEGKASEALPTQTSPTQASPTPAPSTQAPSTQTPSTQAPSTQAPSTQTLFTQAPSTQTLLTQAPPAHVPTVSHRASEDSVGPESQPAWITGDDPTPENPLEPEEMGPISAQTDDFGGPEGTPRFSTVPVSSQGVPSREPVASGSWTPKAEEPIHATMDPQRLGVLITPVPDSQAATRRQAVGLLAFLGLLFCLGVAMFAYQSLQGCPRKLAGDMVEGLRYVPRSCGSNSYVLVPV; from the exons GACAGCACCATGGTGTGAAGAAATGCAACGTCACCTGCAACAAGATGACCTCGGAGATCCCCGTGGCCTTACTAGACCACTACCAGCGAAATCAAGAATCCTGCGGCAAGCCTGCCATCAT CCTGAGGACGAAAAAGAACAGAATCTTCTGTGCCGATCCAGAGGCGGAATGGGTTCGGAGAGCCATAACACATCTAGATCGCCAGACTTCTGTTCCGATCCGAGATGGCGGCAGGTTCGCGATGCAGATCGGTGGGGGTGAGACCAGGACCACCACGGCCACCGTGGGAATGGACAGTCCTGCAGTCACAGAGCCCAAAGCCACCCAGGAAAACAGTGGCCAGGAGACACAGAGCGCCTCAGGGACTTCCCCAGAGCTGCCAGCGGGAGTGGCTGATTCCTGGGGGACCGGGTTCCCCTCCACTTCCAAGGCTCCAGATGGAGGAGCACCAGCTGGGTCCCAGAAAACTGAGTTTTTCAACGCTGTTGCCCGCACCACCACAACATCCTGGCAGAGTTCCGCTGCCTACAAGCCCGGGTCAGGCCTCTGGACTGAGGGAAAGGCCTCTGAGGCCCTCCCCACCCAGAcctcccccacccaggcctcccccaccccggccccctccacccaggccccctccacCCAGACCCCctccacccaggccccctccacccaggccccctccacCCAGACCCTCTTTACTCAGGCCCCCTCCACCCAGACCCTCCTTacccaggctccccctgcccACGTCCCCACCGTTTCACACAGAGCCTCAGAGGACAGTGTTGGCCCTGAAAGCCAACCTGCGTGGATCACGGGAGACGATCCCACACCAGAGAACCCTCTAGAGCCTGAGGAGATGGGTCCTATTTCAGCTCAAACAGATGATTTTGGGGGGCCTGAAGGCACTCCCCGTTTCTCCACAGTCCCCGTCTCCTCTCAAGGGgttcccagcagggagccagtaGCCTCCGGTAGCTGGACCCCCAAGGCGGAGGAGCCCATCCATGCCACCATGGACCCCCAGAGGCTGGGTGTCCTCATCACTCCTGTCCCCGACTCGCAGGCAGCTACCCGGAGACAGGCGGTAGGGCTGCTGGCCTTCCTCGGCCTCCTCTTCTGCCTGGGGGTGGCCATGTTTGCCTACCAGAGCCTCCAGGGCTGCCCCCGCAAGCTGGCAGGGGACATGGTGGAGGGGCTTCGCTATGTCCCCCGGAGCTGTGGCAGCAATTCCTATGTCCTGGTGCCGGTGTGA